A genomic stretch from Buchnera aphidicola (Brevicoryne brassicae) includes:
- the mnmG gene encoding tRNA uridine-5-carboxymethylaminomethyl(34) synthesis enzyme MnmG: MLNLKNFDVIVIGAGHAGTEAAMASSRMGCKTLLLTQKITDLGVLSCNPAIGGIGKSHLVKEIDALGGIMAEAIDHSGIQFRILNSTKGPAVRSTRAQADRLLYHKTIKQMLKKQSNLLILEEEVKDLIFKNYTVVGVLTKNENKFFSRSVVLATGTFLGGRIHVGLTSYSAGRIGDKSSIDLSTRLRELSLRVNRLKTGTPPRIDIKTVNFKDLFVQHSDDPIPVFSFIGDVSNHPRQIPCYLTHTNEKTHTIIRNNLDKSPIYKGIIKGLGPRYCPSIEDKVVRFPDKKSHQIFLEPEGLSSLKIYPNGLSMSFPLDVQKQILTSIKGLEKSKIITPGYAIEYDFFDPKDLNLTLESKLIKGLFFAGQINGTTGYEEAASQGLLAGLNAGLHSIDAESWFPRRDQAYLGVLIDDLTTKGTEEPYRMFTSRAEYRLILREDNADLRLTEIGRKFGLVNDLRWNRYNEKLSNIEMETDRLENIKINLKSSDIDFLKKFYNINLNQKISIIELLKRPEIRYKDLYFLEEFKEGISDLQAIEQIENTVKYEGYIKRQLEEINRHIKNEKTFLSPNCDYNKIKGLSSEVVKKLNDYKPVSIGQASRISGITPAAISILLIYLKKESYKNFL; the protein is encoded by the coding sequence ATGTTGAATTTAAAAAATTTTGATGTAATTGTTATTGGTGCAGGACATGCTGGTACTGAAGCGGCTATGGCATCCTCAAGAATGGGTTGTAAAACATTATTATTAACTCAAAAAATTACAGATTTAGGTGTTTTATCATGTAATCCAGCAATAGGTGGAATAGGCAAAAGTCATTTAGTAAAAGAGATAGATGCATTAGGCGGTATAATGGCTGAAGCTATTGATCACTCAGGTATTCAATTTAGAATTTTAAATTCTACAAAAGGTCCTGCTGTAAGATCTACTAGGGCTCAAGCCGATAGATTGCTTTACCATAAAACTATAAAACAGATGTTAAAAAAACAATCTAATTTATTGATTTTAGAAGAGGAAGTAAAAGATTTAATTTTTAAAAATTATACTGTAGTGGGTGTGTTAACAAAAAATGAAAATAAATTTTTTTCACGATCGGTTGTATTAGCAACAGGAACTTTTTTAGGTGGTAGGATACATGTAGGTTTGACTAGTTATTCTGCTGGTAGAATAGGAGACAAATCATCTATAGATTTATCTACTCGTTTAAGAGAATTATCTTTACGTGTTAATAGATTAAAAACTGGAACCCCACCTCGTATTGATATTAAAACTGTTAATTTTAAAGATTTATTTGTGCAACACAGTGATGATCCTATTCCCGTTTTTTCATTTATAGGAGATGTTTCAAATCATCCTCGTCAAATACCTTGTTATCTTACACACACGAATGAAAAAACACATACAATTATACGTAATAACTTAGATAAGAGTCCGATATATAAGGGGATTATAAAAGGTTTAGGACCTCGATATTGTCCTTCTATTGAAGATAAAGTTGTTCGATTTCCTGATAAGAAATCGCATCAAATTTTTTTAGAACCAGAAGGATTATCTAGTCTTAAAATATATCCTAATGGACTTTCAATGAGTTTTCCATTAGACGTTCAAAAACAAATATTAACTTCTATAAAAGGTTTAGAAAAATCTAAAATTATTACTCCGGGGTATGCAATTGAATATGATTTTTTTGATCCAAAAGATTTAAATCTTACTTTAGAAAGTAAGTTGATTAAAGGACTTTTTTTTGCTGGTCAAATTAATGGGACGACAGGTTATGAAGAAGCTGCTTCACAAGGATTGTTAGCTGGTTTAAATGCTGGATTACATTCAATAGATGCTGAAAGTTGGTTTCCTAGACGTGATCAAGCTTATTTAGGTGTGCTGATAGATGATCTTACTACAAAAGGTACAGAAGAACCATATCGAATGTTTACTTCGCGAGCTGAATATAGACTGATTTTAAGAGAAGATAATGCTGATTTACGTTTGACTGAGATTGGTCGAAAATTTGGTTTAGTAAATGATTTAAGATGGAATCGTTATAATGAAAAATTATCGAATATAGAAATGGAAACTGATCGTTTGGAAAATATCAAAATAAATCTTAAATCATCTGATATTGATTTTTTAAAGAAATTTTACAATATTAATTTAAACCAAAAGATTAGTATAATTGAACTATTAAAACGACCAGAAATTAGATATAAAGATTTATATTTTTTAGAGGAATTTAAAGAAGGAATTTCTGATTTACAAGCTATTGAGCAAATAGAAAATACAGTCAAATATGAAGGTTATATTAAACGACAACTCGAAGAAATTAATCGACATATAAAAAATGAAAAAACTTTTTTATCACCTAATTGTGATTATAATAAAATCAAAGGATTATCTTCTGAAGTAGTAAAAAAATTGAATGATTATAAACCTGTTTCTATCGGTCAAGCTTCAAGAATTTCTGGTATTACACCAGCCGCTATATCAATATTATTAATTTATTTAAAAAAAGAATCCTATAAAAATTTTTTGTAG